A stretch of DNA from Cryptomeria japonica chromosome 4, Sugi_1.0, whole genome shotgun sequence:
CAAGCTCGTGTTCTCAATCTCATTCATTCTAGTGCAACTCTCTAAGACAATTCTCACACATTTGTCTAGAGGAGATTCAAAAACGTTACTTGAGTTCACCGAGGCGTTTGGACTCTCCACAATGATCTCTGTCTCACTTTGTGAAGCatccatattttgcaatatttgttGAAAGTTAAAAATATTACATTAATGATACACAGATGAAAGTCCTTTGAAACAAATTTAATTATTAGAATAACACTTAGTTGGGTCAATATTTTCAAATGTCACCAAATTATTATAATTACAAAAAACATTAGAGACAAGGTTTGcaaatttttttgataaagatattttttatattttatatttgatcAGGATACAAagtaaatacaaaaaaatatttaaaatacacTGAACATTAGAAACAAACACAATGCTAATAAATTATTCCATATAAACATTTACGATGGTAGTAAATGTCAAACAAGATTTatgaaatattataaaaattaaacaTAGTCGCATTTACATTGCTCAATAgcttgacaactttgtcaattatTTTTCACATAGTATTTTCAGCTAGCTCTCAACCATGGATGCACTGGTATCAAATTTGTACCCTCAGTATCATCAAGAATGGTACAAACTCTAATGGTTATATTAGACTTCACAGTGTACAAGGTAGGTACTCCATAATTTGCATGTAACAATCTGAATGATGGTGTAACCTGATGCACAATGAATCTTATGGAGTATCCTAGCCTAAGAGTAGTAAGAAACCATTCTTCAGGTGGGCCCATGTGATAACTAATCCGTGATGAACCTTTCAAAAATCTCATGAATCTCATACTGAGCTGATCAGTCAATGTGTGTTTATCAATTTTTGTAGTCTGTGTAATGGTGATCTTCCATATACACCCTGCTAAGTACAAATCTCGTACCTCATGGTATAAATCTATCGACCAACCACGGAAGTCTATAATATCAATCTTTAGATTATGAAACTCTACATCTAAATCTATTTTGATATAAGATCCATATTGAAAGTTAAAAAATTGTGCATAATTGTCAAAATTTATTCCTTTGATCCTCATTCCACACTTAGTAACTTTTTTGGCCATTTTATCTCTAATCCAATAGCGCGCGCTTAATTCTTCTATACGAAGAAGGACATTGACTGGAAGGCATGGATGATATTTTGATAACCATTTGGACACCCATGATGCACACGCATAATCAGACATATTCCTGACGCGCATAAACATTTTTATTAGTTTCAAAGTATGCTAAAATGGGAAGGTTTAAACTTTCTTgtaaaaataattagaaaaataCATGCAAATGATAGTGAACATTCAAAAAATGCACGTTATCAAAGTAACTCAAAATGGAGCATTTCAACATATTTTCAGACATTCATTTTATCTTTAGTATAAAAAATCATTATAATTCTTAGTTACATAAAATTTATTAGTTCTCACAATACCATTAATCATGAAGTATTATTTATTTTCTACATCAAATATAATATGCCATAAATGATAGTAAACATTTTGAAAAGTGTAAGTTAACAGAGTAACTCAAAATGAAGCATAACAACAATTATCTAGGAATTCGATAATGTTCAAAGAAACTAAAAAATGATACAAGGATACATAGGCATGTTTGGCAAATGATATAAATTTGGAAGGTtacatcaagtttcttctaaaactTTGAGCCTATATTCTTTAGCTTTGCGCTTAGCAAGTTGTCTACCATTTTTCATTTTCTCATAACGGTCATATGTGAATGGGGGCATTATTCTTAGACATTCTAGAGATTTCACACGAGAAATTGCCACAAATGTCAACCCTGTTCTTTCTCTAGGTCCTATATCAATTGTTGCCTTTGGAAGAGTCAATCCTTGAGATTTATGTATGATTAATGCCCATGCCAATCTCAATGGTAGTTGAAGCGTTCTGCCTTTCTGAATAGGTGTTACTGGAACTGTACTCGGATGATGATCTTCAAAAGGCAATCTAGAATAGTTATCAAACTCAACCATCACATAAGACGGTGGTTCGGGTGGAGCACTTCCAGGTTTGTAGACAATCTTTCGAATATATCCTAGTGCTCCATTTACAAGACCAGCTTGAATCCAAAGATTTGAAGTGAGCATGACCCTTGAATTCTTACTGATCAATAATTCTAGTTCAAGTTCATCACTTGAACAATCTTCTACTATATTAACACTCCCCGCTTTCGTAGCAACACTACGTGCAACAGGCTGCTTCAACAAATGTAACATTTTCTTATTATGGTTATGAACATTGTCATTTGTAGAGAACAAATGGACCGTATTATCGAAGTCGAGATTGTTTGCAGCATCCATGTTTGGAGGGATCCTTGTCATCAACAACTTCCAATCTTCTATTTGTGGGTTTGCATCTCGTAGATTCGTCAGCATCTGACGAAATCTCTATTGTTCGAAATTTTCACCATCTTGTCTAAATATCTTATTTAAAGTTACTACACTCTTGAATTCCCCCCATAGTAACTTTGCTCGTCTGTTGCTATCATATGCTCGTCTATCATTGACTGGAGGCAATTGACCCAAATCTCCTACCAAAATAATAGATATACCTGAAAAACAATTAGcaacaattaatttaataaacttaTAGTAATAatcttataatttattataaatgaTTCATATAGTTGAAACCATTTTTTTGTCATGGATTCTAACAATTAAAAAGAATACCTCCAAAACTTATTTGTGCATTTTGTGGGAATGCTTGTCGGAGCCGTGAATCTATATTTTCCAGCATGTTTTGTCCAATGAAactcatttcatcattcaaaatgTATTTGACATGTGCCATCTCCTCCTGAAAGCTTGAGAGTCTTGTTCCTTCTAGTTGAGAAAAATCTCGTATCGGAATTCTCAACTTTGAATGTACCGTAGAGGCTCCTATATTGAATGTGGCCACCCCTGTTGGTGCAAGTAACAGAAGGGGAGAAGGGGATGACATTGCTGCATTCTCAAAAGCCTGACTAATGGCACCAATTAGATACGACTTTCCTGTCGCTGTTGTCCCTTGAATTATCATGAATAACGACACTCCAATTTCATTCCTTTGGCAGTGTGCCATAATTATGTCAAGTGCTTTTTGTTGTTTATTACTAAGGGCTGTGTAATTGATACATTGGGGTATATCATCATATATTAGGCAGCCATTATTTTTCATGCTAATTATGAAATTGGTTGCCCCCGTCGTGTACTCTTCACCTTGGTAATCGACAGACCAATCTGTATGCCTATCAATGTCTCTTCTACCCAACATATCTATTTCTGAAAATTGTATATTCTGTCCTCGATGCAATCTAGATATAATTTCCCATTCATGCTCTGTGGTATTTCCATGGATAGTTTCATCATTATCAATTTCAGAAtcaattgtactttcaatattttcttcaattgTTATTCGTTCCACATGCCAGGGATTATAAGTGAATGACTCCCACTTTGCAATTATAGCCCCATCATCATTACCGATATCTCTTTCTATATCACGGAATGGTTTGTATAGCATCAACTCTGATAAACAAAAGTCAATCCATTTGCTCGATCCATGTTCAGAAATGTAAACAAACCTAGGAAAGACTCTGACAATTGCTGCTCTTTGTCTTGGCTCCCATTTGTTCTCTCTTCTTCTTTTAGGATTGTATATCCATGATCTAGCTGCATCAATCAAGGATACACCTTACATACACAATGGCCTTGTTCTGTATCCGGCTATGAAAGACTTTGTCtgttcttcattgctttcttcatcGGTTATAGTCACCAGCTTGAACACTTCACGTGAGACATTTAGGTTAACAAACTTTCTACTGCTTTCTACCAATGGAAGTTCTAATAGCATGTGACATGTTTCTTGTGCTCCGATGTCCCTTTCTATCATCGTCTTAGTTAGAAGCCTTCTATATGCTCGGGCAGCTAAATCATCAGGATCTTCCATGTTGGAGAGACACATCAACATTTGATGGTATGTTTCTGAGCCTTTCTCTGCTTTTGTAGCATACTTTGTAATATATTTGATCACTGCATGTTTTGAAAGAACAGGTCAAGCCAATCTATGTTTTCTCTCCATAACTACAATATGTGACGATTATGTGTATTCACCCTGTCATCATTCCTAGGTGGTTCAAATTTTCTTTCACCCGTTTCTATGTCTTCATATAATTTGGATCCTCTTAGATTTAATGGCTAGGGAGCATTATACCTATATTTAACATGAATAAGATATATAATTAGTTTACATATTTTTATACAAAAAAATGATTTTAGTgttaaaaacatttcacattaaaatGATCACCTGCAAACCATCGTTCCTCCTTTCTTTCGTAGACAAGCACCTTCCTTGCAGACAGTGTATCGTTCTACACAGTTCAATATTTCCTCATAGTCTTGGTTAATATCCACCTCCGCAAGTTGTCTCGTGTTTTTGAGACATGGATGTTGTTGAAAATTTATGAATGGCTACAATTGAAAAACGGGAAAATTGAGTAGTTTCGAACATATAATATTTAGATACATATGTACAACACATTATAAACATGCCTGTATATTTCGTTGATGTGGATCTTGTCTAggattccatgcatgaacaatTGAATGAAAAAAGCGTTCAACACTCTTTCGTTCCTCTTCATTTGACCAGTCAATGGTGTCCATATTGGGCGCTCCATTTATCCATATGAACCCATGCACATGTGGGGACCCCCTATGCTGCCACTCATATCTAGACCAGTAGTCTTTGACATTCAcccatttttctaaaatttcttttcTGAATATAGAATTCCTTAAATGCATGTAATGTGCCACTATATGAGGGTAGTTAATAACATTTTGTCTTCGCCAATTTTGTGCTTCTCGTGGAGTAGTTGGCATCGTTCCTGGCATCAATGCATGCAAATCAGGCCAATACATATTTGTTGCACTTAATGTGAAAAATATTGTAGGAGAACCAATCTGATGAAGCATATTTGTCAATTCTGTGCGACATTTAGCCCAATATGACCTTGTACCTCTTAACGATGTTCCAAATCGCATTAATTTATCAGCTAAATTTGAGCGAGGCATGTTTTCCATATGTTGACGCAACTCGTTGATGGTTATTGGCATGTCTCTGAAGCTTCTTTTTACAAATACTGAAGATGAATGTTGTGCACGGTGTCTCATTATCATGTTCATCATAAAATATCTGAATCTTGGATGCTGACCAAAACGATGATCTCTATAGTGTAACAaatgcttcaaaaactcatggaggTGGACACGCCTCATTCTTGGTTCTAACCAATCACATCGGCCATCTGGAAACAATGCCATATCAAGTAATCCTGATGTGATGTATTCATTTATTGGAGATGCACCAATGCTCGGCCAATCTATCAGTGTAGTAGGATTTGAATTAGGGTTATTAATCCATGCATGGATTAATTCCATTTCTCTCTGGGCATTAGGTGGTCTTGAAGCCATTGATGTTGTGTGCTCTATTATATTACTATCATCTGTCTCCATGATTGGACCCACAAATATGATCTCATTTGCATTTGAATCAAATTCCATATGCACGGTcttcaatttattaaaaatattctcATCAGAATCTGTTGATAGACGATTGAGAGCATTTTCATCAATTGTAACATTAGAGTAAAATCTGTCATgctctattttgtatttgagtgccCTGTACACACGATCCCTATTAACTGTAAAGTTATAGTTTGTTCCATGTTGATCCCTCCTTCGAACAATGATGATTGGTAAGTTTTCTATCAAATGTGGCAATTTTTTCGACACATGCTCTACATTTTGGGGGAAACTTATCGTGTGCCCTTTATATTTATATTGACTACCTGTTGCATGTGTAACTTGTAGTATGGGGCTGACacgtgcaatcaacatttcttctacttgagtcaAATTTGTAAGCTCTTCTGGTTGTGGTCCAGGGTCCATATTATTTGAAGGCGAGAATCTATGATTCCCTCTTTCTTGTCGACATCTGTTACATATTGGACCTTCCAAGCTGTGTGATACTTTCATTCCTAGATAACATTCTTGACAAATGTAGCACATGTTCGACACTCTAAAGCTATCTAATTGATTTCGAAACTGCAGGAATCTTCTGAAATCATTGTGAAGAACACAATTCATGTTTTGTATATTTTCTGCATTGGCTTGTGCGGTTAAATGTTCATTAATTTGACTTGCATGATAAACTGTTTCAGGCA
This window harbors:
- the LOC131029182 gene encoding uncharacterized protein LOC131029182, yielding MTDAQREDERRRHNETQRQRYARRRLETIVRESESAEGEQGNMNRNIRRRTSEEVSHSETGGRNQIDFESSGRYNQPITTYMELNLLNENSRTVEHVPETVYHASQINEHLTAQANAENIQNMNCVLHNDFRRFLQFRNQLDSFRVSNMCYICQECYLGMKVSHSLEGPICNRCRQERGNHRFSPSNNMDPGPQPEELTNLTQVEEMLIARVSPILQVTHATGSQYKYKGHTISFPQNVEHVSKKLPHLIENLPIIIVRRRDQHGTNYNFTVNRDRVYRALKYKIEHDRFYSNVTIDENALNRLSTDSDENIFNKLKTVHMEFDSNANEIIFVGPIMETDDSNIIEHTTSMASRPPNAQREMELIHAWINNPNSNPTTLIDWPSIGASPINEYITSGLLDMALFPDGRCDWLEPRMRRVHLHEFLKHLLHYRDHRFGQHPRFRYFMMNMIMRHRAQHSSSVFVKRSFRDMPITINELRQHMENMPRSNLADKLMRFGTSLRGTRSYWAKCRTELTNMLHQIGSPTIFFTLSATNMYWPDLHALMPGTMPTTPREAQNWRRQNVINYPHIVAHYMHLRNSIFRKEILEKWVNVKDYWSRYEWQHRGSPHVHGFIWINGAPNMDTIDWSNEEERKSVERFFHSIVHAWNPRQDPHQRNIQNDTLSARKVLVYERKEERWFAVIKYITKYATKAEKGSETYHQMLMCLSNMEDPDDLAARAYRRLLTKTMIERDIGAQETCHMLLELPLVESSRKFVNLNVSREVFKLVTITDEESNEEQTKSFIAGYRTRPLCM